CATCCTGAACTCACTCATTAATACCCTCCTAGCTGTGAGTTTGGACTTTTGTCACTATGGAACCATACATAACTACAACTGCgagtttccttccctcttccctctctcctgctctgacATCTCCACTAACGCAACTGCCTTGGTCTGTACTTTTGTCATACACGCCTCTGGAACCTTCCTTCTCGTGGTATGTTCTTATGGCTACATTTTCTCCACTGTCCTGAATATGAGCTCCACCAGGGGCAGGAGCAAGGCTTTTTCCACCtgctcctcccacctcaccatagtGATATTGTACTTTGGTTCGGCCTGCCTGCGCTACGTCATGCCCACCTCAGGTTCTTCCATGgaaactttcttctctctgcagtACAGCATCATCACCCCCTTGCTGAATCCCTTCATCTACAGTCTGAAGAACAAGGAGGTAAAGACGGCCATGAGAAAGCTGCTGGCAAGATTCTGCCAGCATATTGGGGAAGTTGATCAGAGACAAAGGGTGAAATCTTGAGCAGACCGATATCAGCACAAGGAGTGATTGTAAGGGAAATCTCACTGAAGTTGGATGCTCAGTGCAAACACTGGGATTTTTCCAGAGGAATGTCCCTTCCTTCAGTGGCCTTCACGTTAATCCTCTTCAGTCAAAGCCTTAACTCATCTGACTCATCTCATATGAAATTATTTGTAAACCTATTTTATttgtctattattttattttgaagaggACATTTCTTAGTTTGTCTTCCCCTACCTTCAAatactttctgttttcctttgggcAGAATTACAGTGTCCTGTTATAGGTGTGTCAGTAACAGCATCCTTTTCTATGCTAGGGAATTCCTGGGATGCTATGTCTGGTCATTCTGTTTCAGCTACAATGTCTAGCCCAGGAGTGAGTGATcgattgattaaaaaaaatggctcaaACTATGCAGTTTCCTGTACCTATAACGTTTTCAACGTTACTTTGAGTTTTCCCATCTATTTTCCTCCTGCTTGGATTTGAATGGCTGTGTGATGcccaatatcttttaaataatCCAACTCTCTAGTATAACTTACATGGAACTCACCAACTCTAATGGACAGCTTCatctttcctttattcttaaaAATGGTATTGGTATATATTCGTTATGTGTTGTGATGAGTTTCATAAAGgcatttttgagaatttcattttctgaatGGAAATTGCCACTATGATCgtgtataaaatatttctatgctAACAGAAAGTGCCCATGGGCTGATTAGGGATATATTTCCCTTCATCTCCTGGCGCTTGGCAATCACAGATCTACCTTCAATGGCTATAATGTTTCACATTGGTGCAGTCATGATGtgatgtatatgtttgtgtctgcCTCCTTTCTCTTACCACACTGATACTGATCTATTCATTTACTCTCTAAGTCACATATATGAGTAGAAATGTTTGTGATGATGAATGCCGTCATCCACCCAGGTAAATACCTAGGAGAGGAATTATGGGGTTGTATTGACTGTAAGTTTGAAGTCTATAAGTAACTGCCTTGCTACTTTTAAAAGCGTCTGTCCAATTCTATTCCTATCAGTAGTATATGAAGACCCCTGTTACCCCTTAGATCCTTGCCAATATTTGatattgaaaattttttttttaattttcacattaatGTTGACTCAGATAAGCTCAGTTTgtactttaaaacatttcataaaGGAAACCTTAAGTCTGCATGAACCATACGGTGAATTTTTAACAAAGTTTATGAGGAGCAGCAGTATAAATTTTAAACAGGACTTTCCAAAACACAGAAGAGCACAAAGATTCTCAAGTAACTTTATGAGATCCAGAtaccaaaac
This sequence is a window from Mus caroli unplaced genomic scaffold, CAROLI_EIJ_v1.1 scaffold_16376_U1_1, whole genome shotgun sequence. Protein-coding genes within it:
- the LOC110287689 gene encoding olfactory receptor 8S1-like, translating into MRNFSVVSEFILLGLSDDAQVQAVLFVAFLVIYVLTLTGNSMILLVIRVDAHLRSPMYFFLGHLSFLDLLYSSVSTPKMLENLVSETKTIPVKGCLAQAFFVFAIGGTEALLLAVMAYDRYAAICHPLLYGQMMSDRFCQVLVWGSWILAILNSLINTLLAVSLDFCHYGTIHNYNCEFPSLFPLSCSDISTNATALVCTFVIHASGTFLLVVCSYGYIFSTVLNMSSTRGRSKAFSTCSSHLTIVILYFGSACLRYVMPTSGSSMETFFSLQYSIITPLLNPFIYSLKNKEVKTAMRKLLARFCQHIGEVDQRQRVKS